The window ATTACATTCCTGTAATATTTTCCTTGATAGTGAAGAAATTTTAATTAGGCCATATATCCTCCCTATTCCAACGTTCGATTCCTTTCGAAATGCTAAACAACGGATTTTTCTCTCTGCTACGCTAGGCGACGATGGATATTTGAACAGATTATACTGTTTAGACAAAATTGAAAAGGTAAGTGGTAAAGTTGGATCAGAGAAGCAGGGAGTAGGTAGAAGGTTTTTTTACTTTCCATCAAAGGCATTTGAACCTGCTGAAATAGGAAAATTAATTTTTGATATATTCAAATGCTTTGATAGAGCTATATATCTAGTCGCTAGCGACAGTAAAGCGAATAAATTAAAGGAGGAATTCAGAAGTCTTAAATCGGTTACAGTTTTTGGAGTAAGAGATATTGAGTCGTCTAAGGATAAATTTATCTCAACAAAGAATGCAATAGCAATAATCGCAAATAGATACGATGGAATGAATTTTCCTGGAGATGAGTGTAAACTTATGTTTATTGATGACTTTCCTAAAACGTTATCGCTACAAGATTCATTTCTTATCAATCAACTGGGCGGGTCGTTTTTACTTAAAAACAAATTAAATACTAATATTACTCAAGCACTTGGAAGATGCAATAGGTCAACGTTAGATAATTCTATGATAGTTGTATTAGGTCAAAAATTACCATTGTATCTACTTTCTGAATCTAACTCAAAGTCATTTCATCCAGAACTACAAGCAGAACTATCCTTTGGCCTAGACCAAAGCGATTTAACTGAAATTAAGTCACTGACTGAATTAATTTCCTTTTTTAATAATCAAACTACAGAGTGGCTAGATGCTGAAAAAGCGATCATAGCGATAAGGAATGAAAAAAATCAGGAAATAGCCCCCTATCAATCAGAATTAGCTGAATTGTCAAAACTTGAATCTAAATTTCAATTATCATTCTGGGATAATGACCTATTAAAATCACTAGATTATGTAAAAGAAATTCTTTCGAAGGCAAATCACAGCGAATTACAGCCGTTTCGAATTTTCTGGAATTACATCGCCTCAAATATATATTTTCAATTATTCTTAAAATCTCAAAATACTGCTTTCATGGAAAATTCGAAATTACATCTTCAACAATCTATTTCTAGTCCACTCGGAAGAGCTTGGCTTGGAGAGTTAGTCACAAACCTCTCAATAAAAAGTCTTCACACCGAAGATTCAAAAATTGATCAAATTTCGTTATTACAAGCGCAAAATTTAGAAACATTATTCATTGAAACTGGAATTATATCAAACCGAAACTACAACAAAAGAAAACTTAGTATTTTAGATGGATTGAATAGTAAGAAAGCAACAGAATTTGAAATTGCCAATATGCACTTAGGTGAATTTTTAGGATTCGCGATCGATAAGCCTCTGGATTCAGGTTCATCAGATTGTATTTGGTACCTGCCTAATAAAATCGCATTTGTTTTTGAGGATAATAATGAAGCCTTAGATCAAAATAAAATTACTACACATAAAATTGATCAAGCAAATAGACACATTGAAAGAACAAGAGAAAGATTAAAATTAAAAAAAGAGATTCCGTTATACTCTATCATTGTATCAAATTGTGAAAAGATAGATTTGAATGATCTACCAAATACAAAAAACATTTATTTATGGAAAGTAAAAGATATTATTGCTTGGGCTAATAGATGCTTTAATGAAATTGAGTCTATAAGGAATACATTTTCTAGCGAAGGAAATATGTTTTGGTACAATGATACTGCAAGGCAAATTCAAAAATCAAATTTTAGCTGTGATTCAATCAGAAAAGAAATATCCAAAGTTTCTTTTCAAGATTTAGAAATCATTAAAAACGACACATAACAGCGACTTAACGCTTCGCGTCGGGAC of the Leptospira bouyouniensis genome contains:
- a CDS encoding DEAD/DEAH box helicase, giving the protein MGFKIKNQKKSNYNSPIELFNDIKERKVAGPLLIQGNVINEYTSKFLNSPNVALEMPTGTGKTLVALLIAEWRRIQYGNKILYLCPTKQLAYQTKFEAENRYGIKVNVMVGAKNEFSQKETMEYETNSKITVTTYYSFFNINPYFSDPDIIIIDDAHSAESTLSQLFSINLTPRDESNKGAFSAFLEELKPILSNYDFPYFNGEITKNANSSTLLPIHQYATLIPKLIECLDENLINSDPNKFAWSLLRSKLHSCNIFLDSEEILIRPYILPIPTFDSFRNAKQRIFLSATLGDDGYLNRLYCLDKIEKVSGKVGSEKQGVGRRFFYFPSKAFEPAEIGKLIFDIFKCFDRAIYLVASDSKANKLKEEFRSLKSVTVFGVRDIESSKDKFISTKNAIAIIANRYDGMNFPGDECKLMFIDDFPKTLSLQDSFLINQLGGSFLLKNKLNTNITQALGRCNRSTLDNSMIVVLGQKLPLYLLSESNSKSFHPELQAELSFGLDQSDLTEIKSLTELISFFNNQTTEWLDAEKAIIAIRNEKNQEIAPYQSELAELSKLESKFQLSFWDNDLLKSLDYVKEILSKANHSELQPFRIFWNYIASNIYFQLFLKSQNTAFMENSKLHLQQSISSPLGRAWLGELVTNLSIKSLHTEDSKIDQISLLQAQNLETLFIETGIISNRNYNKRKLSILDGLNSKKATEFEIANMHLGEFLGFAIDKPLDSGSSDCIWYLPNKIAFVFEDNNEALDQNKITTHKIDQANRHIERTRERLKLKKEIPLYSIIVSNCEKIDLNDLPNTKNIYLWKVKDIIAWANRCFNEIESIRNTFSSEGNMFWYNDTARQIQKSNFSCDSIRKEISKVSFQDLEIIKNDT